In Streptomyces sp. NBC_00448, the following are encoded in one genomic region:
- a CDS encoding LCP family protein: MGVRGRKPKRSRKRWIIAIAVSFVLLVVGGAGAIYFKLNANISTFDSAGLSKDRPEAEQADANGHKAENVLLIGSDTRSGDNAKLGGKGTSGDIGRSDTTILLHVYPDHKHAVGISIPRDSLVDVPPCLLPDGKWSAEQPSAMFNSAFSVGDTAKGNPACTQNTVEKLSGMRVDHTIVVDFEGFAAMTSAVHGVDVCVPNDIYSGDMNPNLGYKGKLVLHKGMQNLSGQDALDYVRMRHGIGDGSDVGRMLRQQAFLSALIAKVKGEGMNPTTLLPLANAATKSLTVDPGLGTAAKLMAFGLSLKNVDLDNIQFITAPWKYAGARIDLVHPDVDDLFAELRANRTLNGTNASGQVTPKATPAPTVDGSGIAVAVYNGTTTDGLGGKASDKLTKSGFTVTGTSTARTQDHATTVIEYGSAQADQAQSLKKLFPGSQLEPLSISGINLVVGADYAKSAGSTPKQLSKSVTDSARSASSNPCDKLSYG, translated from the coding sequence ATGGGCGTTCGTGGGCGTAAGCCCAAGCGGAGCCGCAAGCGCTGGATCATCGCGATCGCGGTCTCCTTCGTCCTGCTGGTCGTCGGCGGCGCCGGGGCGATCTACTTCAAGCTGAACGCCAACATCTCGACCTTCGACTCCGCCGGCCTCAGCAAGGACCGCCCGGAGGCCGAGCAGGCCGACGCCAACGGGCACAAGGCGGAGAACGTCCTGCTGATCGGCTCCGACACCCGCTCGGGCGACAACGCCAAACTGGGCGGCAAGGGCACCTCCGGCGACATCGGCCGCTCGGACACCACGATCCTGTTGCACGTCTACCCCGACCACAAGCACGCGGTGGGCATCTCCATCCCGCGCGACTCGCTGGTGGACGTCCCGCCCTGCCTGCTGCCGGACGGCAAGTGGTCGGCGGAGCAGCCGAGCGCGATGTTCAACTCGGCCTTCTCCGTGGGCGACACCGCCAAGGGCAACCCGGCCTGCACGCAGAACACCGTGGAGAAGCTCTCCGGGATGCGTGTGGACCACACCATCGTGGTCGACTTCGAGGGCTTCGCCGCCATGACCTCGGCCGTGCACGGCGTCGACGTCTGCGTGCCCAACGACATCTACTCCGGGGACATGAACCCCAACCTCGGGTACAAGGGCAAGCTCGTCCTGCACAAGGGCATGCAGAACCTGTCCGGGCAGGACGCGCTGGACTACGTACGGATGCGGCACGGCATCGGCGACGGTTCCGACGTCGGCCGGATGCTGCGCCAGCAGGCCTTCCTGTCCGCCCTGATAGCCAAGGTCAAGGGCGAGGGCATGAACCCCACCACGCTGCTGCCGCTGGCCAACGCGGCGACCAAGTCGCTCACCGTGGACCCGGGGCTCGGCACCGCGGCGAAGCTGATGGCCTTCGGGCTGTCGCTGAAGAACGTCGACCTGGACAACATCCAGTTCATCACCGCGCCCTGGAAGTACGCCGGGGCGCGGATAGACCTCGTCCACCCGGACGTGGACGACCTGTTCGCGGAACTGCGGGCCAACCGCACGCTGAACGGGACGAACGCCTCCGGCCAGGTCACCCCGAAGGCCACCCCGGCGCCGACGGTCGACGGCTCCGGCATCGCCGTCGCCGTCTACAACGGCACGACCACGGACGGGCTGGGCGGCAAGGCGTCGGACAAGCTGACGAAGTCCGGGTTCACCGTCACCGGCACGTCGACCGCGCGGACCCAGGACCACGCGACGACCGTCATCGAGTACGGCTCCGCGCAGGCCGATCAGGCCCAGTCGCTCAAGAAGCTCTTCCCGGGGTCCCAACTGGAGCCGCTGAGCATCAGCGGGATCAATCTGGTGGTCGGCGCGGACTACGCGAAGTCCGCGGGCTCCACGCCCAAGCAGCTCTCCAAGTCCGTCACCGACTCCGCCCGCAGCGCCTCCAGCAACCCCTGCGACAAGCTCTCCTACGGGTGA
- a CDS encoding ATP-binding protein, protein MLEPLWQGVLAPERLAAGNGATCGLAAAPASVREARGFTRATLQRWDLPLLRDAMELVASELVTNALRYAVPIGTPGRPVQLSLVRWTSRVVCAVRDPSGVAPIAKDADYVAETGRGLHLVESFSENWGWHPLSGAGKVVWALFLAPGGAL, encoded by the coding sequence GTGCTGGAACCGTTATGGCAAGGCGTACTCGCGCCAGAGCGACTCGCCGCCGGCAACGGGGCCACGTGCGGACTGGCGGCTGCTCCCGCGTCGGTGCGCGAGGCGCGCGGGTTCACCCGTGCCACCCTTCAGCGCTGGGATCTGCCGCTGCTGCGCGATGCCATGGAACTGGTCGCCTCCGAGCTGGTCACCAACGCGCTGCGGTACGCGGTGCCGATCGGCACGCCCGGCAGACCGGTCCAACTGAGCCTGGTGCGCTGGACGTCACGCGTGGTGTGTGCGGTGCGCGACCCCAGCGGGGTCGCGCCGATCGCTAAGGACGCCGACTACGTCGCCGAGACCGGCCGCGGACTGCACCTGGTGGAGTCCTTCAGCGAGAACTGGGGCTGGCACCCGCTGAGCGGGGCCGGAAAGGTGGTCTGGGCGCTTTTCCTCGCGCCCGGCGGTGCGCTCTGA
- the aspS gene encoding aspartate--tRNA ligase, whose protein sequence is MHRYRSHTCGELRATDVDTDVRLSGWLHNRRDLGGILFVDLRDHYGFTQLVVHPGSPVYDQLSGQSKESVLRVDGRVLARSAENVNPELPTGEIEVEVTSLEVLGAADPLPFPVFPEDNANEEMRLTNRFLDLRRQRMHRNLMLRTQVISFLRREMTALGFNEMATPILSATSPEGARDFLVPSRVHAGRFYALPQAPQQFKQLLMISGFDRYFQIAPCFRDEDSRADRSPGEFYQLDVEMSFVEQEDVFGVIEKVMTDLFTELGGGRTVTSPFPRIPFRESMLKYGNDKPDLRTSLELVDVSGIFAGSSFKAFAGKHVRALAVPDTADQPRKFFDSLGEYAVSLGAQGLAWVRVGEENKLTGPIAKFLTEDDTTALLAAVGAKAGTAIFFGAGEFDEVSKIMGPVRVEAARRAGQFDENVFRFCWIVDFPMFERNEDTGAIEFSHNPFSMPQGGLEALRTKDPLDILAWQYDIVCNGIELSSGAIRNHEPDVMYAAFEIAGYTRETVEAEFGGMLRAFHFGAPPHGGIAPGVDRMVMLLADEPNIRETIAFPLNQNAQDLLMGAPSEVPDTRLRELHLQLRKPAQKN, encoded by the coding sequence ATGCACCGGTACCGGTCCCACACCTGCGGCGAGCTGCGCGCCACCGACGTCGACACCGACGTCCGCCTGTCCGGCTGGCTGCACAATCGCCGCGATCTGGGCGGCATCCTCTTCGTGGACCTGCGCGACCACTACGGCTTCACGCAACTCGTGGTGCACCCCGGCTCCCCGGTCTACGACCAGCTCAGCGGCCAGTCCAAGGAGTCCGTGCTGCGGGTGGACGGCCGCGTGCTCGCCCGCTCCGCGGAGAACGTCAACCCGGAGCTGCCCACCGGAGAGATCGAGGTCGAGGTCACCTCGCTGGAGGTGCTGGGCGCCGCCGACCCGCTGCCGTTCCCGGTCTTCCCCGAGGACAACGCCAACGAGGAGATGCGGCTGACCAACCGCTTCCTCGACCTGCGCCGCCAGCGCATGCACCGCAACCTCATGCTGCGCACCCAGGTGATCTCCTTCCTGCGCCGCGAGATGACCGCGCTCGGCTTCAACGAGATGGCCACACCGATCCTGTCGGCCACCTCGCCCGAGGGCGCCCGCGACTTCCTGGTGCCCTCCCGGGTGCACGCCGGCAGGTTCTACGCGCTGCCGCAGGCGCCGCAGCAGTTCAAGCAGCTGCTGATGATCTCCGGCTTCGACCGCTACTTCCAGATCGCGCCCTGCTTCCGCGACGAGGACTCCCGGGCGGACCGCTCGCCGGGCGAGTTCTACCAGCTCGACGTCGAGATGAGCTTCGTGGAGCAGGAGGACGTGTTCGGCGTCATCGAGAAGGTGATGACCGACCTGTTCACCGAGCTGGGTGGCGGCCGCACCGTCACCTCGCCCTTCCCGCGCATCCCGTTCCGCGAGTCGATGCTCAAGTACGGCAACGACAAGCCCGACCTGCGCACCTCGCTCGAACTCGTCGACGTCTCCGGGATCTTCGCGGGCTCCTCCTTCAAGGCGTTCGCCGGCAAGCACGTCCGCGCGCTGGCCGTGCCCGACACCGCGGACCAGCCGCGGAAGTTCTTCGACTCGCTCGGCGAGTACGCCGTCTCGCTCGGCGCGCAGGGCCTGGCCTGGGTGCGGGTCGGCGAGGAGAACAAACTCACCGGGCCGATCGCGAAGTTCCTCACCGAGGACGACACCACCGCGCTGCTGGCCGCGGTCGGCGCCAAGGCGGGCACCGCGATCTTCTTCGGGGCCGGGGAGTTCGACGAGGTCTCGAAGATCATGGGCCCGGTGCGGGTCGAAGCGGCCCGGCGGGCCGGGCAGTTCGACGAGAACGTCTTCCGCTTCTGCTGGATCGTGGACTTCCCGATGTTCGAGCGGAACGAGGACACCGGCGCGATCGAGTTCTCGCACAACCCGTTCTCCATGCCGCAGGGCGGCCTCGAAGCGCTGCGCACGAAGGACCCGCTGGACATCCTCGCCTGGCAGTACGACATCGTGTGCAACGGCATCGAGCTGTCCTCCGGTGCGATCCGGAACCACGAACCCGACGTGATGTACGCGGCGTTCGAGATCGCCGGGTACACGCGGGAGACGGTGGAGGCCGAGTTCGGCGGGATGCTGCGGGCGTTCCACTTCGGCGCGCCCCCGCACGGTGGGATCGCGCCCGGCGTCGACCGGATGGTCATGCTGCTGGCGGACGAGCCGAACATCCGGGAGACCATCGCGTTCCCGCTCAACCAGAACGCCCAGGACCTCCTCATGGGTGCCCCCTCGGAGGTGCCCGACACCCGGCTGCGCGAGCTGCACCTCCAGCTGCGCAAGCCCGCGCAGAAGAACTAG
- a CDS encoding helix-turn-helix domain-containing protein has protein sequence MSAGQPGGGSIVRRMLLGAQLRRLRESQGISREDAGYSIRASESKISRMELGRVSFKERDVADLLTMYGVTEEAERLAMLGLVREANAAGWWHGYGEVMPTWFQTYVGLEESAALIRTFEVQFVHGLLQTEDYIRAVIRLGHPGAADSWVERRVGLRLERQKLLVSERAPHFVSVMDEGALRRAFGGPKVMRDQVGHLLEAAEASNVDVRILPFATGGHAAGGGAFTLLSFPESDLPDLVYLEQLTGALYVDKHDEVVEYTKAMDALDRIALDPARSVDWLRALQREL, from the coding sequence ATGAGCGCAGGGCAGCCGGGAGGCGGGTCCATCGTGCGACGAATGCTGCTCGGAGCGCAGTTGCGGCGGCTGCGGGAGTCCCAGGGCATCAGCAGGGAGGACGCGGGCTACTCGATCCGTGCCTCCGAGTCGAAGATCAGCCGCATGGAACTGGGGCGGGTCAGCTTCAAGGAACGCGATGTCGCGGACCTGCTGACCATGTACGGAGTGACGGAGGAGGCCGAGCGGTTGGCGATGCTGGGACTGGTCCGGGAGGCCAACGCGGCCGGCTGGTGGCACGGGTACGGCGAGGTGATGCCGACCTGGTTCCAGACGTACGTCGGGCTGGAGGAGTCGGCGGCGCTGATCCGTACCTTCGAGGTGCAGTTCGTGCACGGCCTGCTGCAGACCGAGGACTACATAAGGGCCGTGATCCGGCTCGGACACCCCGGCGCGGCCGACTCCTGGGTGGAAAGACGAGTCGGCCTACGCCTGGAGCGGCAGAAGCTCCTCGTCTCCGAGCGGGCACCCCACTTCGTATCGGTGATGGACGAGGGCGCCCTGCGCCGCGCGTTCGGCGGACCGAAGGTCATGCGGGATCAGGTCGGCCACCTCCTCGAAGCGGCCGAGGCGTCCAACGTCGACGTACGTATCCTGCCGTTCGCGACCGGCGGCCACGCGGCGGGCGGCGGTGCCTTCACGCTGCTGAGCTTCCCCGAGTCCGATCTGCCCGACCTGGTCTACCTGGAGCAGCTGACCGGCGCGCTCTACGTCGACAAGCACGACGAGGTGGTCGAGTACACCAAGGCGATGGACGCGCTGGACCGGATCGCCCTGGACCCGGCCCGGTCGGTGGACTGGCTGCGCGCCCTCCAGCGCGAACTGTGA
- the metG gene encoding methionine--tRNA ligase encodes MARHLITSALPYINGIKHLGNMVGSMLPADVYSRYLRDRGHEVLYICATDEHGTPAELAAKEAGLPVDVFCAQAHDAQKAIYDGFELSFDHFGRSSSAQNRDITQRFARTLHENGFIEERTVRQVYSLADERFLPDRYIVGTCPHCGYDKARGDQCENCTRVLDPTDLIEPRSAISGSSALEVRDTKHLFLLQSKLAGEVEAWIDASSGDWPTLASSIARKWLTEGLQDRSITRDLEWGVPVPADTWPELAAEGKVFYVWFDAPIEYIGSTKEWADAAGEGETRDWRSWWYDADGGENPVRYTEFMAKDNVPFHTVMFPATQLGTREPWKKVDYVKAFNWLNYYGGKFSTSQRRGIFTDAALEILPADYWRYFLIANAPESDDTSFTWELFTSSVNKDLADTLGNFVNRVLSFSRKRFGDAVPDGGTPGAAEAKLGEQISTLLAEYEGHMETLQFRKAAQSLRALWSAGNSYLEEKAPWMEIKTSPEGAALTLRTAMNLIHLYSVVSEPFIPASARAMRAAFDLPGDTAPWVTADQARALTTLPAGTPFTVPPVLFAKISDEDLAGYTERFGGDPDAAAA; translated from the coding sequence ATGGCTCGTCACCTCATCACCTCTGCCCTGCCCTATATCAACGGGATCAAGCACCTGGGCAACATGGTGGGGTCCATGCTCCCGGCGGACGTCTACTCCCGGTATCTGCGTGACCGCGGCCACGAAGTGCTGTACATCTGCGCCACCGACGAGCACGGCACCCCTGCCGAACTCGCCGCCAAGGAGGCCGGCCTGCCGGTCGACGTCTTCTGCGCCCAGGCCCACGACGCGCAGAAGGCCATCTACGACGGCTTCGAGCTGTCCTTCGACCACTTCGGCCGCAGCTCCTCCGCGCAGAACCGCGACATCACCCAGCGCTTCGCCCGCACCCTGCACGAGAACGGCTTCATCGAGGAGCGCACCGTCCGGCAGGTCTACTCGCTGGCCGACGAGCGCTTCCTGCCCGACCGCTACATCGTCGGCACCTGCCCGCACTGCGGGTACGACAAGGCCCGCGGCGACCAGTGCGAGAACTGCACCCGCGTGCTCGACCCGACCGACCTGATCGAACCCCGGTCGGCGATCAGCGGAAGCAGCGCTCTGGAGGTCCGCGACACCAAGCACCTCTTCCTCCTCCAGTCCAAGCTGGCCGGCGAGGTCGAGGCGTGGATCGACGCCAGCAGCGGGGACTGGCCGACCCTGGCGTCCTCGATCGCCCGCAAGTGGCTCACCGAAGGGCTCCAGGACCGGTCGATCACCCGCGACCTCGAGTGGGGTGTCCCCGTGCCCGCCGACACCTGGCCGGAGTTGGCTGCCGAGGGCAAGGTCTTCTATGTCTGGTTTGACGCACCGATCGAGTACATCGGTTCCACCAAGGAGTGGGCCGACGCCGCAGGCGAGGGCGAGACCCGCGACTGGCGGTCGTGGTGGTACGACGCGGACGGCGGCGAGAACCCGGTCCGCTACACCGAGTTCATGGCGAAGGACAACGTCCCCTTCCACACCGTGATGTTCCCGGCCACCCAACTGGGCACCCGCGAGCCGTGGAAGAAGGTCGACTACGTCAAGGCCTTCAACTGGCTCAACTACTACGGCGGCAAGTTCTCCACCTCGCAGCGCCGCGGCATCTTCACCGACGCCGCGCTGGAGATCCTGCCGGCCGACTACTGGCGCTACTTCCTGATCGCCAACGCGCCGGAGTCCGACGACACCTCCTTCACCTGGGAGTTGTTCACCTCCTCGGTCAACAAGGACCTCGCCGACACCCTCGGCAACTTCGTCAACCGGGTGCTGTCCTTCTCCCGCAAGCGGTTCGGCGACGCGGTGCCGGACGGCGGCACCCCCGGCGCGGCCGAGGCGAAGCTCGGCGAGCAGATCTCCACGCTCCTCGCCGAGTACGAAGGCCACATGGAGACCCTGCAGTTCCGCAAGGCCGCCCAGTCCCTGCGGGCGCTGTGGAGCGCGGGCAACTCCTACCTTGAGGAGAAGGCGCCCTGGATGGAGATCAAGACCTCCCCGGAGGGCGCCGCGCTCACCCTGCGCACCGCGATGAACCTCATCCACCTCTACTCGGTCGTCTCCGAGCCCTTCATCCCCGCCTCGGCCCGCGCCATGCGCGCCGCGTTCGACCTGCCGGGCGACACCGCGCCCTGGGTCACCGCCGACCAGGCCCGCGCCCTCACCACCCTGCCCGCGGGCACCCCGTTCACGGTGCCGCCGGTCCTCTTCGCCAAGATCAGCGACGAGGACCTGGCGGGCTACACCGAGCGCTTCGGCGGCGACCCGGACGCGGCGGCGGCGTAA
- a CDS encoding DUF2277 domain-containing protein — MCRSIKTLRPPMVPEVHDEDIRAAALQYVRKVSGFRAPAAHNQEVFDAAVAAVAAATAELLDGLEVRGASPAKAVG; from the coding sequence ATGTGCAGAAGCATCAAGACCCTGCGTCCGCCGATGGTCCCCGAGGTGCACGACGAGGACATCCGCGCCGCCGCGCTCCAGTACGTCCGGAAGGTCTCCGGGTTCCGCGCGCCCGCCGCGCACAACCAGGAGGTCTTCGACGCGGCCGTGGCCGCCGTCGCCGCGGCCACCGCCGAACTGCTCGACGGCCTGGAGGTGCGGGGCGCCTCGCCCGCGAAGGCGGTGGGCTGA
- a CDS encoding RbsD/FucU domain-containing protein, whose product MLRYQLTHPTILAALASAGHGSRVLISDGHYPHTTGAHPAAQRVYLNLTPDRMLVTEVLAALVDAAPFEAATVMTPPPEQPEPPVFAEFRSSLPELTLDGLDRHAFYDAARGADTALVIATGDRRTYANLLLTLGVRAD is encoded by the coding sequence ATGCTGCGATACCAGCTCACCCACCCGACGATTCTCGCCGCGCTCGCGTCAGCGGGCCACGGCTCGCGGGTACTGATCAGCGACGGCCACTACCCGCACACCACGGGCGCCCACCCGGCCGCCCAGCGGGTCTACCTCAACCTCACCCCGGACCGGATGCTGGTCACGGAGGTGCTGGCCGCGCTGGTGGACGCGGCGCCGTTCGAGGCCGCCACGGTGATGACCCCGCCGCCCGAGCAGCCCGAACCCCCGGTCTTCGCCGAATTCCGTTCCTCGCTGCCGGAGTTGACCCTCGACGGGCTCGACCGGCACGCCTTCTACGACGCCGCCCGCGGCGCCGACACCGCGCTGGTGATCGCCACCGGCGACCGGCGCACGTACGCGAACCTGCTGCTCACGCTCGGCGTGCGCGCGGACTGA
- a CDS encoding DUF397 domain-containing protein, whose amino-acid sequence MRRTHNGMAAEDLSEAVWQKSRHSNANGTCMEFAALPDGEVAVRNSRFPDGPALIYTRAEIESMIIGVKAGEFDHLMP is encoded by the coding sequence ATGCGCCGGACGCACAACGGAATGGCTGCGGAGGATCTCTCGGAAGCGGTCTGGCAGAAGAGTCGGCACAGCAATGCCAATGGCACCTGCATGGAGTTCGCCGCCCTGCCGGACGGCGAGGTCGCGGTGCGCAATTCGCGGTTCCCTGACGGGCCCGCGCTGATTTACACCCGAGCCGAGATCGAATCGATGATCATCGGTGTGAAGGCCGGCGAGTTCGACCATCTCATGCCCTAG
- a CDS encoding chitosanase, translated as MHTSPHRAGAPRRTLTRRTALAAAAAVLAAGTATLSMAGTAGASTATGLDDPHKKEMAMELVSSAENSSLDWKAQYKYIEDIGDGRGYTAGIIGFCSGTGDMLELVQHYTDMEPGNPLAKYLPALEADNGSDSHSGLGSAFVSAWKTAAKDTVFQQAQDDERDDVYFNPAVDQAKSDGLGTLGQFIYYDAMVMHGPGDDPVSFGGIRKTAMKKAKTPAQGGDETKYLNAYLDARKAAMLTEAAHDDTSRVDTEQRVFLNDGNLNLDPPLHWKTYGDSYEILTLP; from the coding sequence GTGCACACCTCCCCCCACCGCGCCGGCGCCCCGCGCCGCACCCTGACCCGGCGCACCGCGCTGGCCGCCGCCGCGGCCGTGCTCGCCGCGGGCACCGCGACCCTGTCGATGGCCGGCACCGCCGGCGCCTCGACCGCCACCGGCCTCGACGACCCGCACAAGAAGGAGATGGCGATGGAGCTGGTCTCCTCCGCCGAGAACTCCTCGCTGGACTGGAAGGCGCAGTACAAGTACATCGAGGACATCGGCGACGGCCGCGGCTACACGGCCGGCATCATCGGCTTCTGTTCCGGCACCGGCGACATGCTCGAACTCGTCCAGCACTACACGGACATGGAGCCGGGCAACCCGCTGGCGAAGTACCTGCCCGCCCTGGAGGCGGACAACGGCTCCGACTCGCACTCCGGCCTCGGCTCGGCGTTCGTCAGCGCGTGGAAGACCGCCGCGAAGGACACCGTCTTCCAGCAGGCGCAGGACGACGAGCGCGACGACGTGTACTTCAACCCGGCGGTGGACCAGGCCAAGTCGGACGGGCTGGGCACGCTGGGCCAGTTCATCTACTACGACGCCATGGTCATGCACGGCCCCGGCGACGACCCGGTGAGCTTCGGCGGCATCCGCAAGACCGCGATGAAGAAGGCGAAGACGCCCGCGCAGGGCGGCGACGAGACGAAGTACCTCAACGCCTACCTCGACGCGCGCAAGGCCGCGATGCTCACCGAGGCCGCGCACGACGACACCAGCCGGGTGGACACCGAGCAGCGGGTGTTCCTCAACGACGGCAACCTCAACCTCGACCCGCCGCTGCACTGGAAGACCTACGGGGACTCGTACGAGATCCTCACCCTGCCGTAG
- a CDS encoding PPOX class F420-dependent oxidoreductase, which produces MAHMTEAEWREFATTGTRTGKIAVQRKNGRPHVTPVWFVLDDADPADVRVVFMTGQDTLKGRALRRDPHFALCVDDQEPPYSFVLFECTAELLDDPVALQDWGTRIGARYMGVERAAEFGARNAVPGEYLVRARIDRLTAEANVSD; this is translated from the coding sequence ATGGCGCACATGACCGAGGCGGAGTGGCGCGAGTTCGCCACGACCGGCACTCGCACCGGAAAGATCGCCGTCCAGCGCAAGAACGGGCGGCCGCACGTCACCCCTGTCTGGTTCGTCCTGGACGACGCGGACCCCGCCGACGTCCGCGTGGTCTTCATGACCGGGCAGGACACCCTCAAGGGCCGCGCGCTCCGGCGCGACCCGCACTTCGCCCTCTGCGTGGACGACCAGGAGCCGCCCTACTCCTTCGTGCTCTTCGAGTGCACCGCGGAGTTGCTGGACGACCCGGTGGCCCTCCAGGACTGGGGCACCCGGATCGGTGCGCGCTACATGGGTGTGGAGCGCGCCGCGGAGTTCGGCGCGCGCAACGCCGTACCCGGCGAGTACCTCGTCAGGGCCCGCATCGACCGACTCACGGCCGAGGCGAACGTGTCGGATTGA
- a CDS encoding ATP-binding SpoIIE family protein phosphatase — MRTEDVLAAAGYGLWQWDESTGTVAVDGRAARLLGLSGGAATRRSSEVRARLHPADYVALAGAVSLAAAEGTVAEALLRVVGENGQVERTVRARLRPQGPLLSGSLHEIREPSAPYDGQGRAGRQGHGHGLGHSAGLSGLARNHEARGDWRRAREAFLLDAGRALAEADSTSEVLRVAATLSMPGFSPDGLAVFGINGDRLSLIGHHGQELGDPFLVDMPLTTDYPAVTAVRTGQAVYLPSPESYEERYPMSWPLIKPYGRSSWAYLPLTVAGSTIGAWMAAFRERVDFTPDERSVLTTVARMLAQALSRAHLHESERALSDGLQRTMLPAREPEIDGMALAARYVPTGGGLQVGGDWYDVIDLPSGRTALVIGDVQGHDVRAAGIMGQIRIALRAYAAEGHSPDAVLSRTSRFLAGLGADASPEEPGGAPDVRFATCLYLEVDPSDGTVEVARAGHPEPAIRLGDGTTIMRRTAGGLPLGVEPDTDYPTTRLVLEPGEVLLMCTDGLIETGGHDLDTGWLRLREVFEAGPAEDLEQLADSMVRAVHGPASHHTTGPLADRREDDIALLLLRRDPDGPTCAVPIRRTVLTVSQSDPGQIRSAREDIRSLLHDWTSPDQFESAVLLVSELITNVLVHTDDDAVLIAEVIGMPGTRRLRVEVADRSDDMPHPRSPGELASSGRGLFLIEELADAWGVEPRGDGKSIWFDLFETRV, encoded by the coding sequence ATGCGCACAGAGGACGTCCTCGCCGCCGCGGGCTACGGCCTGTGGCAGTGGGACGAATCGACCGGCACCGTGGCGGTCGACGGTCGCGCGGCGCGCCTGCTCGGACTGTCCGGCGGCGCCGCCACCCGCCGATCGTCGGAGGTGCGCGCCCGGCTGCACCCCGCGGACTACGTCGCACTCGCCGGCGCGGTGTCGCTCGCCGCCGCCGAGGGCACCGTGGCCGAGGCGCTCCTGCGGGTGGTCGGCGAGAACGGCCAGGTGGAGCGCACCGTCCGGGCCCGGCTGCGGCCGCAGGGTCCGCTGCTCAGCGGCAGCCTGCACGAGATCCGCGAGCCCTCCGCGCCGTACGACGGCCAGGGGCGCGCCGGCCGGCAGGGACATGGCCACGGCCTGGGCCACAGCGCGGGCCTGTCCGGCCTGGCCCGCAACCACGAGGCCCGCGGCGACTGGCGGCGGGCCCGCGAGGCGTTCCTGCTGGACGCCGGGCGGGCGCTCGCCGAGGCCGACTCCACCTCCGAGGTGCTGCGGGTCGCCGCCACCTTGTCCATGCCCGGCTTCTCCCCCGACGGGCTGGCCGTCTTCGGCATCAATGGTGACCGGCTGTCGCTGATCGGTCACCATGGACAGGAACTCGGCGACCCTTTTCTGGTCGACATGCCGCTGACCACGGACTATCCCGCGGTCACGGCGGTACGCACCGGCCAGGCGGTCTACCTGCCCAGCCCCGAGTCGTACGAAGAGCGGTATCCGATGAGCTGGCCGCTCATCAAGCCCTACGGCCGCTCCTCGTGGGCGTACCTCCCGCTGACCGTCGCCGGGTCCACCATCGGCGCCTGGATGGCCGCCTTTCGTGAGCGGGTCGACTTCACCCCCGACGAGCGGTCGGTGCTCACCACGGTGGCCCGCATGCTCGCCCAGGCGCTGTCCCGCGCCCACCTGCACGAGTCCGAGCGAGCCCTGTCCGACGGCCTCCAGCGCACCATGCTGCCCGCCCGCGAGCCCGAGATCGACGGGATGGCGCTCGCCGCGCGCTACGTCCCGACCGGTGGCGGCCTCCAGGTCGGCGGCGACTGGTACGACGTGATCGACCTGCCGTCGGGCCGTACCGCCCTGGTCATCGGCGACGTCCAGGGCCATGACGTGCGGGCCGCCGGGATCATGGGCCAGATCAGGATCGCGCTGCGCGCCTATGCCGCCGAGGGCCACAGTCCCGACGCGGTGCTCTCCCGGACGTCGCGCTTTCTGGCCGGCCTGGGCGCCGACGCCTCGCCCGAGGAGCCCGGCGGCGCCCCCGACGTCCGCTTCGCCACCTGCCTCTACCTGGAGGTGGACCCGTCCGACGGCACCGTGGAGGTGGCCCGCGCCGGGCACCCCGAGCCCGCGATCCGGCTCGGCGACGGCACCACGATCATGCGGCGCACCGCGGGCGGCCTGCCGCTGGGCGTGGAGCCCGACACGGACTACCCCACCACCCGGCTCGTCCTGGAACCCGGTGAAGTGCTGTTGATGTGCACCGACGGGCTGATCGAGACCGGCGGGCACGACCTGGACACCGGGTGGCTGCGGTTGCGCGAGGTCTTCGAGGCCGGGCCCGCGGAGGATCTGGAGCAGCTCGCCGACTCCATGGTGCGCGCGGTGCACGGCCCCGCCTCCCACCACACCACCGGGCCGCTCGCCGACCGCCGCGAGGACGACATCGCGCTGCTGCTGCTGCGCCGCGACCCCGACGGGCCGACCTGCGCGGTGCCGATACGGCGCACCGTCCTCACCGTCTCGCAGTCCGACCCCGGGCAGATCCGCTCCGCCCGCGAGGACATCCGCTCCCTGCTGCACGACTGGACATCCCCCGACCAGTTCGAGTCCGCGGTCCTCCTCGTCTCCGAGCTGATCACCAACGTCCTGGTGCACACCGACGACGACGCGGTGCTCATCGCCGAGGTGATCGGCATGCCCGGCACCCGCCGCCTGCGCGTCGAGGTCGCCGACCGCTCCGACGACATGCCCCACCCCCGCTCCCCCGGCGAACTCGCCTCCTCCGGCCGCGGCCTCTTCCTCATCGAGGAACTCGCCGACGCCTGGGGCGTCGAGCCCCGCGGCGACGGCAAATCCATCTGGTTCGACCTCTTCGAAACCCGCGTCTGA